One Bosea sp. 685 DNA segment encodes these proteins:
- a CDS encoding UxaA family hydrolase translates to MSIVANFDLVKGKLGRIKGRKIEAPEFKVPQLRRPTGRNLDAFQGWRRENGRVGVRNHVLLLPLDDLSNAACEAVANNIKGTLAIPHAYGRLQFGEDLDIHFRTLIGTGANPNVAAVVVIGIEDGWTKRVVDGIAKTGKPVVGFGIEGHGDIATIAKASYVAKEFVQWASELQREKCGIEELWVSTKCGESDTTTGLSSCPTVGNMYDKWIPRGIHGVFGETSEITGAEHLCKARAATPEVGERWYKMWKAYQDDVIEAHKTDDLSDSQPTKGNIAGGLTTIEEKALGNLEKIGRECRYIDILQPAEAPSKGPGLYYMDTSSAAAECVTLMAAGGYVVHTFPTGQGNVIGNPIVPVIKITGNPKTMRTMPEHIDVDVSGILRRDLTIPQAGDALIQNIVRTANGRLTASEALGHREFSMTKLYRSA, encoded by the coding sequence ATGTCGATCGTCGCCAATTTCGATCTCGTGAAGGGCAAGCTCGGCCGGATCAAGGGCCGCAAGATCGAGGCGCCCGAATTCAAGGTCCCTCAGCTCCGGCGTCCGACCGGTCGCAACCTCGATGCCTTCCAGGGCTGGCGTCGCGAGAATGGCCGCGTCGGCGTGCGCAACCATGTGCTGCTGCTGCCGCTCGACGATCTCTCGAACGCCGCCTGCGAGGCCGTCGCCAACAACATCAAGGGCACGCTGGCGATCCCGCACGCCTATGGCCGGCTCCAGTTCGGCGAGGACCTCGACATCCATTTCCGCACCCTGATCGGCACCGGCGCGAACCCCAATGTCGCTGCCGTGGTTGTGATCGGCATCGAGGATGGTTGGACCAAGCGCGTTGTCGACGGCATCGCCAAGACCGGCAAGCCCGTCGTCGGCTTCGGCATCGAGGGCCATGGCGACATCGCCACCATCGCCAAGGCCTCCTATGTCGCCAAGGAGTTCGTGCAATGGGCGAGCGAATTGCAGCGCGAGAAATGCGGTATCGAGGAGCTCTGGGTCTCGACCAAATGCGGCGAGTCCGACACGACGACAGGGCTCTCCTCCTGCCCGACGGTCGGCAACATGTACGACAAATGGATCCCGCGCGGCATCCATGGTGTCTTCGGCGAAACCTCAGAGATCACCGGCGCCGAGCATCTCTGCAAGGCTCGCGCGGCGACGCCCGAGGTCGGCGAGCGCTGGTACAAGATGTGGAAGGCCTATCAGGACGACGTCATCGAGGCGCACAAGACCGACGACCTTTCGGATTCACAGCCGACCAAGGGCAATATTGCCGGCGGCCTGACCACGATCGAGGAGAAGGCGCTCGGCAATCTCGAGAAGATCGGCCGCGAGTGCAGATACATCGACATCCTGCAGCCGGCCGAGGCGCCGTCGAAGGGGCCGGGCCTCTACTACATGGACACCTCATCGGCCGCGGCTGAATGCGTGACGTTGATGGCAGCGGGCGGCTATGTCGTGCACACCTTCCCGACCGGGCAGGGCAACGTCATCGGTAATCCGATCGTCCCGGTCATCAAGATCACCGGTAACCCGAAGACGATGCGCACCATGCCCGAGCATATCGACGTCGACGTCTCCGGCATCCTGCGCCGCGACCTCACCATTCCCCAGGCCGGCGATGCGCTGATCCAGAACATCGTGCGCACCGCCAATGGCCGCCTGACCGCCTCTGAGGCATTGGGGCATCGCGAATTCTCGATGACCAAGCTCTACCGCTCGGCCTGA
- a CDS encoding UxaA family hydrolase, protein MSKPHLLVHEKKDTVGVVVVEGLKAGTDMLGVVTHDNSDFRLTAKMDIPIGHKVALKDIKAGDTIWKYGQDIGKAVADVKRGEHLHVHNAKTKRW, encoded by the coding sequence ATGAGCAAGCCCCATCTCCTGGTCCATGAAAAGAAGGACACTGTCGGCGTCGTCGTCGTCGAAGGCCTCAAGGCCGGCACGGACATGCTCGGCGTCGTCACTCATGACAATTCCGATTTTCGCCTGACCGCCAAGATGGACATCCCGATCGGCCACAAGGTCGCGCTCAAGGACATCAAGGCGGGCGATACGATCTGGAAATACGGCCAGGACATCGGCAAGGCCGTCGCCGATGTGAAGCGGGGCGAGCATCTGCACGTCCACAACGCCAAGACCAAGCGCTGGTGA
- a CDS encoding GntR family transcriptional regulator produces the protein MENPRRSVADTAEPLGFRPLYRQVKAIFVRRLVDGVWAPGESLPSEGQLATEIGVSQGTVRKALDELAAENLLVRRQGRGTFVAEHDERRILFQFFKLVHDDGERRFPDSTVLGVEAGKADEAECAALDLDSEAEIIRIRRLRSLDAVPIILETLTLPQRVFPGLEAGPIPNNLYSLFAARYGVTIAHARERLKAVALDADEASLLAAPAGTPALRIDRIAFSLDGSPVERRLSICLTKEAHYLSDLR, from the coding sequence ATGGAAAATCCCCGGCGCAGCGTCGCCGACACAGCCGAGCCGCTCGGCTTCCGGCCGCTCTACCGGCAGGTCAAGGCGATCTTCGTCAGGCGGCTCGTGGATGGCGTCTGGGCGCCGGGCGAAAGTCTGCCCAGCGAAGGCCAGCTCGCCACCGAGATCGGCGTCAGCCAGGGCACGGTACGCAAGGCGCTCGACGAGCTCGCTGCCGAGAACCTGCTGGTGCGCCGCCAGGGCCGCGGCACCTTCGTCGCCGAGCATGACGAGCGGCGCATCCTGTTCCAGTTCTTCAAGCTGGTTCACGACGATGGCGAGCGCCGCTTTCCCGACAGCACCGTGCTGGGGGTGGAGGCCGGCAAGGCCGATGAAGCCGAATGCGCAGCGCTCGATCTCGACAGTGAAGCCGAAATCATCCGTATCCGCCGGCTGCGGTCACTCGATGCCGTCCCGATCATTCTGGAGACGCTAACCTTGCCGCAGCGCGTCTTTCCGGGACTGGAAGCGGGGCCGATCCCCAATAATCTCTACAGCCTGTTCGCCGCACGCTACGGCGTGACGATCGCCCATGCGCGGGAGCGCTTGAAGGCCGTGGCGCTCGACGCCGACGAGGCCAGCCTGCTCGCAGCCCCCGCCGGCACACCTGCCCTGCGGATCGACCGCATCGCCTTTTCGCTCGATGGCTCGCCGGTCGAGCGACGCCTGAGCATCTGCCTGACCAAGGAGGCCCACTACCTGTCCGACCTGCGCTGA
- a CDS encoding tripartite tricarboxylate transporter substrate-binding protein, which yields MPAWAQSFPSKPIALIVPFAAGGPSDVIARLVGDHMGRTLGQPILVENVAGAGGTAGARRLASAEPDGHTLLIHHLALAAAPALYGNLSYDTRTAFAPVGLINAGPMVLAGKLALPPVDAKAFFPYARLQAEKLTIAHAGIGSNAHLCAVLLGQALGVKFTQVAYRGTGPAMNDLVSGQVDLLCDQSTTAVPQIQGDKIRAYAVTSPQRLDVLPNTPTARESGTDLEMTIWHGLYAPKGTPAPVLDKLNGALRAALKDPTLLERFKSAGTQVFPESDWTREAHAKRFNAEITKWAASLQAAGISPQNVN from the coding sequence ATGCCGGCATGGGCGCAAAGCTTTCCCAGCAAGCCGATCGCCCTGATCGTACCCTTCGCCGCCGGGGGCCCCAGCGACGTCATCGCCCGCCTGGTCGGCGACCATATGGGGCGCACGCTCGGTCAGCCGATCCTCGTCGAGAACGTCGCCGGCGCCGGCGGCACGGCTGGCGCGCGGCGCCTCGCCTCGGCGGAGCCCGATGGGCATACGCTGCTGATCCACCATCTCGCGCTTGCCGCGGCACCCGCGCTCTACGGCAATCTGAGCTATGATACACGCACGGCCTTCGCACCGGTCGGCCTGATCAATGCCGGGCCGATGGTGCTCGCAGGCAAGCTCGCCTTGCCGCCGGTCGATGCCAAGGCGTTCTTTCCCTATGCCAGGCTTCAGGCCGAGAAGCTGACGATCGCCCATGCCGGCATCGGCTCGAACGCGCATCTCTGCGCCGTGTTGCTGGGCCAGGCGCTTGGTGTGAAGTTCACCCAGGTCGCCTATCGCGGCACTGGTCCTGCGATGAATGACCTCGTTTCCGGACAGGTCGATCTGCTCTGCGACCAGTCGACCACGGCCGTGCCGCAGATCCAGGGCGACAAGATCCGCGCCTATGCCGTGACCTCGCCCCAGCGCCTCGATGTCCTGCCCAATACGCCGACGGCGCGCGAGAGCGGCACCGACCTCGAGATGACGATCTGGCACGGACTCTACGCCCCGAAAGGCACGCCCGCACCTGTGCTCGACAAGCTCAATGGCGCGCTCAGGGCAGCACTCAAGGATCCTACCCTGCTCGAGCGCTTCAAATCGGCCGGCACCCAGGTTTTCCCGGAGAGCGACTGGACCCGCGAGGCGCATGCGAAGCGCTTCAACGCGGAGATCACGAAATGGGCGGCCTCACTGCAAGCGGCCGGCATCTCGCCGCAGAATGTGAACTGA
- the ruvX gene encoding Holliday junction resolvase RuvX, translating to MSSNVVPLETFLDLPDHARLLGLDLGTKTIGLALSDVERQIATPLETIRRVKFGLDAAALLKIAQSHAIAGLIIGLPLNMDGSEGPRVQSTRAFVRNLAPLTPLPVAYWDERMSTMAVTRTLLFADASRAKRAEVVDKMAAAYILQGALDRLMRMEPDDAGHDDAATDGADAAR from the coding sequence ATGTCAAGCAATGTCGTGCCGCTCGAAACCTTCCTGGACCTGCCCGACCATGCCCGATTGCTCGGGCTCGATCTCGGCACTAAGACGATCGGGCTCGCCTTGTCCGACGTCGAGCGGCAGATCGCGACGCCTCTGGAGACGATCCGCCGGGTCAAGTTCGGGCTCGATGCAGCGGCCCTGCTCAAGATCGCGCAGAGCCACGCCATCGCAGGGCTGATCATCGGCCTGCCGCTCAACATGGACGGCTCGGAAGGGCCGCGCGTTCAGTCGACGCGCGCCTTTGTGCGCAATCTGGCACCGCTCACGCCGCTGCCGGTCGCCTATTGGGACGAGCGCATGTCGACCATGGCCGTCACCCGCACCTTGCTGTTCGCCGACGCCTCACGCGCCAAGCGGGCCGAGGTCGTCGACAAGATGGCTGCCGCTTACATCCTGCAAGGCGCGCTCGACCGGTTGATGCGCATGGAACCGGACGATGCCGGACATGACGACGCCGCGACGGATGGAGCCGACGCGGCGCGTTAG
- a CDS encoding AEC family transporter: MSPMINSLVAVFLVIATGWGLKTAGFVTAAHWSGVERLTYQVLFPAVVIHTLAVADLSRLPVLAMGLSLILTILCVAAALLLSRPLLRRLGIEGPAFTSIFQGSVRWNTFVGLALASGLLGRDGATMMAIAVAAMIPLLNVMCVIVLARYANGQPMSAAATVRSVALNPFIWSSALGLILNQLQWLLPVAVATYVDILGRAALGIGLLVVGAGLDLGRLARPRLAHGLAIALKLVVMPVLAWTLARQLGVSGPALTMTVVAAAVPTATAAYFLARDLGGDAPLMAEITTMQTLLALGTLPLAVLVLT, from the coding sequence ATGAGCCCGATGATCAACAGCCTCGTCGCCGTCTTCCTGGTGATCGCAACGGGCTGGGGCCTCAAGACTGCGGGCTTCGTCACGGCGGCGCATTGGAGCGGCGTCGAGCGCCTGACCTATCAGGTGCTGTTTCCCGCGGTCGTGATCCATACCCTGGCTGTCGCCGATCTGAGCCGCCTGCCTGTGCTGGCAATGGGCCTGAGCCTGATCCTGACCATACTCTGCGTCGCCGCGGCCCTTCTGTTGAGCCGCCCCCTGCTGCGGCGCCTCGGGATCGAGGGTCCGGCCTTTACCTCGATCTTCCAGGGCTCGGTGCGTTGGAACACCTTTGTGGGCCTGGCGCTTGCCTCGGGGCTCCTGGGCCGCGACGGCGCGACGATGATGGCCATCGCGGTGGCGGCTATGATCCCGCTGCTGAACGTGATGTGCGTGATCGTGCTGGCGCGCTACGCCAACGGGCAACCGATGAGCGCGGCTGCGACAGTGCGCTCGGTCGCGCTCAACCCCTTTATCTGGTCGTCGGCTCTCGGGCTGATCCTCAACCAGCTGCAGTGGCTGCTCCCGGTCGCGGTCGCGACCTATGTCGACATTCTGGGCCGCGCCGCGCTCGGCATCGGGCTGCTGGTGGTAGGGGCCGGGCTCGATCTGGGCCGCCTCGCCAGGCCCCGGCTCGCTCATGGCCTGGCCATCGCGCTCAAGCTCGTCGTCATGCCGGTGCTGGCCTGGACGCTCGCCCGGCAGCTTGGCGTCTCCGGGCCTGCCCTGACGATGACGGTGGTCGCCGCCGCCGTCCCTACCGCCACGGCCGCCTATTTCCTGGCGCGCGACCTCGGTGGCGACGCGCCGCTGATGGCCGAGATCACGACGATGCAGACCTTGCTCGCGCTCGGCACCTTGCCGCTGGCGGTGCTCGTCCTCACCTGA
- the dprA gene encoding DNA-processing protein DprA: MAGVALTDRQRLDWLRLIRSESVGPRTFRALMNRFGGAAAALEALPDLARQSGRTLRLCTPAEAEREFAALRHQGGRLIALGEAAYPRPLQAIDSAPPLLAVIGATDALLRPCVALVGSRNASAAGQKFTARLARDLGEAGFVVVSGLARGIDTAAHEASLKTGTIAVLAGGLDEVYPPQNEPLFRRLLETGAGISEMPMGWAPRGRDFPRRNRLVSGLSLGTVVVEAARKSGSLITARFANEQGRQVFAVPGSPLDPRAEGGNHLIREGATLCAEAAHVIEALLPLVEFEQRPGGSGAVMRDGAGEAPPHPLWDELDLPGITPAPTTEFPAETAWQDKVLPSQTGDQGINLLDLLGAAPISIDDLVRASGRSARDVSRELLELELSGTVLRQPGGLLTRLMP, from the coding sequence ATGGCTGGCGTCGCCCTCACCGATCGCCAGCGCCTGGATTGGCTGAGACTGATCCGCAGCGAAAGCGTCGGCCCGCGCACCTTCCGCGCCTTGATGAACCGCTTCGGCGGTGCGGCCGCGGCGCTTGAAGCCCTGCCGGATCTCGCACGGCAGTCCGGCCGCACGCTGCGGCTCTGCACGCCGGCCGAGGCCGAGCGTGAGTTCGCGGCTCTGCGGCATCAGGGCGGCCGTTTGATCGCCCTGGGCGAGGCGGCCTATCCGAGGCCCTTGCAGGCGATCGATTCGGCGCCGCCCTTGCTGGCAGTGATCGGGGCAACTGATGCCCTGCTGCGGCCTTGCGTTGCGCTCGTCGGCTCGCGCAATGCCTCCGCCGCCGGGCAGAAATTCACAGCCAGGCTGGCGCGCGATCTGGGCGAGGCGGGTTTCGTCGTGGTCTCGGGGCTGGCGCGCGGCATCGACACCGCAGCCCATGAGGCGAGCCTCAAGACCGGAACGATCGCCGTGCTGGCCGGCGGTCTCGACGAGGTCTATCCGCCTCAGAATGAGCCCTTGTTCCGGCGGCTTCTGGAGACCGGGGCCGGGATCAGCGAGATGCCGATGGGCTGGGCGCCGCGCGGGCGCGATTTTCCGCGGCGCAACCGGCTCGTCTCCGGGCTGTCCTTGGGAACCGTGGTGGTCGAAGCGGCCCGCAAATCGGGCTCGCTGATCACGGCGCGCTTCGCCAATGAGCAAGGCCGGCAGGTTTTCGCGGTTCCCGGTTCGCCGCTCGATCCGCGCGCCGAGGGGGGCAACCATCTGATTCGTGAGGGCGCGACGCTTTGTGCGGAAGCCGCTCACGTCATCGAGGCGCTGCTGCCGCTGGTCGAGTTCGAGCAGAGGCCTGGCGGCAGCGGAGCCGTGATGCGGGATGGCGCGGGTGAGGCTCCACCGCACCCGCTATGGGACGAGCTCGATCTGCCTGGGATTACGCCCGCGCCGACGACGGAATTTCCGGCGGAAACGGCTTGGCAGGACAAGGTCTTGCCGTCGCAGACTGGCGATCAGGGCATCAACCTGCTCGATCTGCTTGGCGCTGCGCCGATCTCGATCGACGATCTCGTTCGTGCCAGCGGCCGTTCCGCCCGCGACGTCAGCCGCGAGCTTCTGGAGCTGGAGCTTTCAGGCACGGTTTTGCGGCAGCCAGGCGGCTTGCTGACGCGCCTGATGCCCTGA
- the plsY gene encoding glycerol-3-phosphate 1-O-acyltransferase PlsY, which yields MPDWMNLGLSWPSLCAALAIGYLLGSIPFGIILTRLSGGPDLRSIGSGNIGATNVLRTGNKKLAALTLAGDMLKGTAAVLLGAYLVGGKSAALLAGFGAFLGHLFPVWLRFCGGKGVATYLGILIGLKWPIAVTFAAIWLSVAYLSRYSSVSALLASVLAPLLLWFWAHEYQMASVMALLTVLLWYMHRENIARLLGGREGKIGQKD from the coding sequence ATGCCGGACTGGATGAATTTGGGCTTGTCATGGCCCTCTCTCTGTGCGGCCCTCGCCATCGGCTATCTGCTCGGCTCGATTCCCTTCGGGATCATCCTGACGCGCCTGTCGGGCGGACCGGATCTGCGAAGCATCGGCTCGGGCAATATCGGCGCGACCAATGTGCTGCGCACCGGCAACAAGAAGCTCGCGGCGCTGACGCTGGCCGGCGATATGCTCAAGGGCACGGCGGCGGTGCTGCTCGGCGCCTATCTGGTCGGCGGCAAGAGCGCCGCCCTGCTGGCAGGGTTCGGAGCCTTTCTCGGCCATCTCTTCCCGGTCTGGCTGCGCTTTTGCGGCGGCAAGGGCGTCGCCACCTATCTCGGTATCCTGATCGGGCTGAAATGGCCGATTGCCGTTACTTTTGCCGCGATCTGGCTCAGCGTCGCCTATCTCAGCCGGTATTCCTCGGTCTCGGCGCTGCTGGCGAGCGTGCTGGCACCGCTCCTGCTCTGGTTCTGGGCGCATGAATACCAGATGGCGTCAGTAATGGCGCTGCTCACCGTGCTGCTCTGGTACATGCACCGGGAGAACATCGCGCGGCTGCTCGGCGGCCGCGAAGGCAAGATCGGCCAGAAGGACTGA
- the pyrC gene encoding dihydroorotase has protein sequence MAELQDIAIVNARLVDPATGRDERGSLLIRSGLIADVVWGGARPAVAEGTQLIDAGGLVLAPGLVDLRAFLGEPGAEFRETLGTGSQAAAAGGVTTVVCRPDTDPPIDDPAIIDFIKRRARDKAIVNVLPSAALTKGMLGKEITEFGLLLEAGAVAFGDGAKAVRNPQLLRRAMIYARDFDALLMNHVEDPDLRGSGVMNEGEFASRKGLPGIPHEAETVMLERDIRLARATGSRYHAAMISCAESVELVRRAKASGLRVTCGVSINNLTLNENDVGDYRTFCKVSPPLRHEQERLAMVAALAEGVIDVVVSDHDPQDVETKRQPFAEAADGALGIETLLPAALRMVHAGQIGLATLLASLSARPAGLLGLAGGRLAVGAPADLALFDPDAPHVVDKRKLKSRAKNSPFDEAKLEGLVRTTLVAGRVVYHDDAV, from the coding sequence ATGGCTGAACTTCAGGACATCGCGATCGTCAACGCCCGGCTCGTCGATCCGGCGACGGGGCGCGACGAGCGCGGTTCGCTCCTCATCCGGTCTGGCCTGATCGCGGACGTCGTCTGGGGCGGCGCGCGCCCGGCCGTCGCGGAAGGCACGCAGCTGATCGATGCGGGCGGCCTGGTTCTGGCGCCGGGGCTGGTCGATCTGCGCGCCTTTCTCGGCGAGCCAGGGGCCGAATTCCGCGAAACGCTTGGCACCGGCTCGCAAGCCGCCGCCGCAGGCGGCGTCACCACGGTCGTCTGCCGGCCCGATACCGATCCGCCGATCGACGACCCCGCGATCATCGACTTCATCAAGCGCCGCGCCCGCGACAAGGCGATTGTCAACGTCCTGCCGTCGGCCGCCCTGACCAAGGGCATGCTGGGCAAGGAGATCACCGAGTTCGGCCTGTTGCTGGAAGCCGGCGCGGTGGCGTTCGGCGATGGTGCCAAGGCGGTCCGCAATCCGCAATTGCTGCGTCGGGCGATGATCTACGCCCGCGATTTCGACGCGCTGTTGATGAACCATGTCGAGGATCCCGATCTGCGCGGTTCGGGCGTCATGAACGAGGGCGAATTCGCCAGCCGAAAGGGGCTGCCGGGCATCCCCCACGAGGCCGAGACCGTGATGCTGGAGCGCGACATCCGGCTCGCACGGGCGACCGGCTCGCGCTACCACGCGGCGATGATTTCCTGCGCGGAATCGGTCGAGCTGGTGCGCCGGGCCAAGGCATCGGGACTGCGCGTCACCTGCGGCGTCTCGATCAACAACCTGACGCTGAACGAGAACGATGTCGGGGACTATCGCACCTTCTGCAAGGTCTCCCCGCCCTTGCGCCATGAGCAGGAGCGCCTCGCCATGGTCGCGGCGCTGGCTGAGGGCGTCATCGACGTCGTGGTGTCCGATCATGATCCCCAGGACGTCGAGACCAAGCGCCAGCCCTTTGCGGAAGCCGCCGATGGCGCGCTCGGCATCGAGACCTTACTGCCGGCCGCCCTGCGCATGGTCCATGCCGGGCAGATCGGCCTCGCCACGCTGCTGGCTTCGCTCTCGGCGCGGCCGGCCGGTCTGCTGGGCCTGGCCGGCGGCCGGCTTGCGGTGGGCGCGCCCGCTGACCTCGCCTTGTTCGATCCCGACGCCCCCCATGTCGTCGACAAGCGCAAGCTCAAATCGCGCGCCAAGAACTCGCCTTTCGACGAGGCCAAGCTCGAAGGGCTGGTGCGCACGACGCTGGTCGCGGGCAGGGTGGTCTATCACGACGACGCGGTCTAG
- a CDS encoding aspartate carbamoyltransferase catalytic subunit yields MTSPAPLYPHRHLLGIEGLSHLDIEALLDRADTYVALSRQVEKKTATLRGRTQINLFFEPSTRTQASFELAGKRLGADVMNMSVASSSVKKGETLIDTAATLNAMRPDILVVRHHAAGAVNLLARKVDCSVVNAGDGAHEHPTQALLDALTIRRNKGRIAGLTVAICGDILHSRVARSNIILLNALGAKVRLIAPSTLLPAGIERMGVAVFTDMKKGLEGADIVMMLRLQLERMHGAFVPSPKEYFRYFGLDRDKLDSAQPDALVMHPGPMNRGVEISSEVADGAQSLIREQVEMGVAVRMAVLDALAQHLPNG; encoded by the coding sequence ATGACATCGCCAGCACCGCTCTACCCGCACCGCCACCTCCTCGGCATCGAGGGGTTGTCCCATCTGGACATCGAGGCGCTGTTGGACAGGGCCGACACTTATGTCGCGCTCTCCCGGCAGGTCGAAAAGAAGACGGCGACCCTGCGCGGCCGCACCCAGATCAACCTGTTCTTCGAGCCCTCGACCCGGACGCAGGCCTCCTTCGAGCTCGCCGGCAAGCGGCTCGGCGCCGACGTCATGAACATGTCGGTCGCCTCCTCTTCGGTGAAGAAGGGCGAGACGCTGATCGACACCGCAGCGACGCTGAACGCGATGCGGCCCGACATCCTGGTGGTGCGCCATCATGCGGCCGGTGCGGTCAATCTCTTGGCCCGCAAGGTCGATTGCTCCGTGGTCAATGCCGGCGACGGCGCCCATGAGCACCCGACGCAGGCGCTTCTCGACGCGCTCACCATCCGCCGCAACAAGGGCCGCATCGCCGGGCTGACGGTGGCGATCTGCGGCGACATCCTGCATTCGCGCGTCGCCCGCTCCAACATCATCCTTTTGAACGCGCTCGGCGCGAAAGTCCGCCTGATCGCCCCCTCGACCCTGCTGCCGGCCGGCATCGAGCGCATGGGCGTCGCTGTCTTCACCGACATGAAGAAGGGGTTGGAAGGCGCTGACATCGTGATGATGCTGCGCCTGCAGCTCGAACGCATGCATGGTGCGTTCGTGCCGTCCCCAAAGGAGTATTTCCGCTATTTCGGGCTCGATCGCGACAAGCTCGACTCAGCCCAGCCGGACGCGCTCGTGATGCATCCAGGCCCGATGAACCGCGGCGTCGAGATCTCCTCCGAGGTCGCCGACGGCGCACAGTCATTGATCCGTGAACAGGTCGAGATGGGCGTTGCCGTCCGCATGGCCGTACTTGATGCGCTCGCCCAGCACCTGCCGAATGGCTGA
- the panB gene encoding 3-methyl-2-oxobutanoate hydroxymethyltransferase, translated as MSVHSLIKRRTAQDIQARKSGEPIVSLTAYTAAMAGIVDEVADFILVGDSLGMVVYGLDSTVPVTLEMMILHGQAVMRATRQALIVVDMPFGSYEESREQALRNAARILKETGCGAVKLEGGARMAQTIRFLVERGVPVMGHVGLTPQAVNTLGGFKAQGRSKVEWPAILADAEAVAQAGAFAMVIEAVAEPLAVEITEKVGIPTIGIGASVACDGQILVLDDMLGLTERVPKFVKTYGNLAAEVRQAVSTYAAEVKARRFPGQEHVYALKAE; from the coding sequence GTGTCTGTACACAGCTTGATCAAGCGCCGGACCGCGCAGGACATCCAGGCGCGCAAATCCGGCGAGCCGATCGTCTCCCTGACGGCCTATACCGCCGCGATGGCGGGCATCGTCGACGAGGTCGCTGATTTCATCCTGGTCGGCGATTCGCTCGGCATGGTGGTCTATGGGCTCGACAGCACCGTTCCGGTGACGCTGGAGATGATGATCCTGCATGGCCAGGCCGTGATGCGCGCGACGCGCCAGGCTCTCATTGTGGTCGACATGCCTTTCGGCAGCTATGAGGAAAGCCGCGAGCAGGCCCTGCGCAACGCCGCGCGCATCCTCAAGGAGACCGGTTGCGGCGCGGTCAAGCTCGAAGGCGGCGCGCGCATGGCGCAGACCATCCGCTTCCTGGTCGAGCGCGGCGTGCCGGTGATGGGCCATGTCGGCCTGACGCCGCAGGCGGTCAATACGCTCGGCGGCTTCAAGGCCCAGGGCCGCAGCAAGGTCGAGTGGCCGGCGATTCTCGCCGATGCCGAGGCGGTCGCGCAGGCGGGCGCCTTTGCGATGGTGATCGAGGCTGTCGCCGAACCGCTGGCGGTGGAGATCACCGAAAAGGTCGGTATCCCGACCATCGGCATCGGCGCGTCCGTGGCATGCGACGGCCAGATCCTCGTCCTCGACGACATGCTCGGTTTGACCGAGCGCGTGCCGAAATTCGTGAAAACCTATGGCAATCTCGCTGCTGAGGTGAGGCAGGCAGTCTCAACCTATGCCGCGGAGGTCAAGGCGCGCCGGTTCCCGGGGCAGGAGCATGTCTATGCGTTGAAGGCCGAGTGA